Part of the bacterium genome, GGATTGCCGGGCATGCCCTGAATCGGAACGTCTTCCGGGCTCGTGAACCACCATCTGGTGAAGAGGTAGGTCGCCGCGATGCCCACCACCAGGAGCACGGCCGCGATCGCCAGCCAGCGCCGGCCAGACCAGATGTCGACCGCGGTGGCCGACGGGGCCAGGACCTCTGTCGGCGTCGAGGAGAAGGTGGTGAGCGCCGGCCGGGCGATGTCTCCGGACGACAGGTGCCCGGACATCTGCCCGAGCTCTCGAGCCACGTCTTTGGCGTTCTGGGGACGGTCTTCGGGATCTTTCTCCAGCAGATTCTCGATCACCGAGGAGAAATCCTCCGGCACGCCGCTGTTGACCACGTGCGCCGGCGTCTGCCGGTGGAGCATGACCTGCTTGAGGGTGGCGAGAGTATTGTGGGCTTTGAACGGGGAATGGCTGGTGACCGTTTCGTAGAGCAACACGCCGAGCGAGAAGAGATCGGAGCGGTGGTCGATGTCCTCGCCGCCGACGTACTCCGGCGACATCGCCCGGCTGGTGCCGACCAGCTGGCCCTTGCCGGTCAGGGACGTGTCGAGGTCGCCGGCCAACAACGGCCGGGCCAGGCCGAAGTCGAGGATCTTGGCGTGTCCTTCAGGGGTCACGATGACGTTCTCAACCTTCAGGTCGCGGTGAATGATGCCCTTGGCGTGGGCTTCAGCCAGGCCACTGGCGATCTCGTGCCCGAGGCTCGCGGCCTGCACGACGTCCAGCGGACCGTTCTTGATCAGCTTGTCGAGGGTCACTCCGTCGACAAACTCCATGACGATGCAATCGCTTCCGCCGTCGCGAAAGATGTCGTAGAGGTGGACGATGGACGAGTGATTCAGCTGCGCGGTCGCCCGCGCCTCGCGCTGGAAGCGCTCGCGATTCTCCCGGCCTTCGTCTTTGTCGTCGCGGATACGTTTGATCGCCACCCAGCGATCCAGGCGATCGTCAAAGGCCTTATAGACCTCGCCCATGCCGCCGACGCCGATCTGCTCCTCGACGCGATAGGGTCCGATCTTCTTGTTCATGATCGTCCGGCCGTCACCGCTATCCCATCAACCTCCGCCAGTCCTCGAGGGAGCGGATTCGCAGGTAGTGGTTGTGCTCGAGCTCGTCGCCGATCGTCGAAGTCGGCGTCGGTCCGTAGTGGTGCCCCGGGTAGAGGACCGTCTCGCGGGGCAGCTTCGCGAGCTTGCCAGTGAGCGTGCGGTACCTCGTTTCGGCGTCGCCGCCGGGTAAGTCCACCCGCCCGCAACCCTGGACGAAGAGCGTATCTCCCGCGACCAGGCGATCGCCGATCAGGAAAGACTGGCTGCCCGGCGTGTGCCCCGGCGTGTGGAGGAACCGCACTTCCTGATCGCCCAGGGACAGGGTGTCGCCGTCGTCGACCCGCCGCAGGTCGGACTCGGACACGCCGGTGACGACCTTGACCCCGTCCGCTTCGTGCTTGTTGACGTAGATCGGCACCGCGGCGCGCTCGAGCAGCT contains:
- a CDS encoding MBL fold metallo-hydrolase; its protein translation is MDENLYFRQVLAGRQIAGSDPVASQMANFMYLIGDPAKREAVIVDPAWDVASLLDLAAADGYRVTGALVTHYHPDHVGGDLFGMQVQGLAKLLERAAVPIYVNKHEADGVKVVTGVSESDLRRVDDGDTLSLGDQEVRFLHTPGHTPGSQSFLIGDRLVAGDTLFVQGCGRVDLPGGDAETRYRTLTGKLAKLPRETVLYPGHHYGPTPTSTIGDELEHNHYLRIRSLEDWRRLMG